ATCAAAGTTTCCAAACAGATGTACTCACAGCATCATCTCAGCACAGTGATACTGAGATGAAGATGAGAGCTGTTAGTCTCTCTCAGAACACAGAATTCCATTCCACAGTAGAGACAGAAGGATATGGTCCATCATGTGCCATGGATCAATCCATGCAAGAAGAGGATGATGGcggtggtggtagtggtgatgATGACATCAGAACGTTAGTCAAAATGGAACCAGGCATAGATCTTGACCACATTCCAGCTGCACTTTCTTCCAGTGATACCCCAGCCGGGGTTATAAGTAAAACAGAACACATCTCAGGGAATATTGATGTTGATGCAGAGGATGCACAAGATATGGATGATGCAGATTTGACATCTATGTCGCTCACGGATGCTGCACTATCCCAAGAACTTGATGGCAGTGGTGCTGGAATGTTTAGTGATTTACATGTAACACCATCTCAAGATACTACCAGTAAGCCATTTCAGTGTGCCATATGTCAAAAGGCCTTTAGAAGTGTACAGGTATTACAGAAACATAGCGTGACTTTTCACAGACAAGGACAACAAGGTAAAGCCATCCGGCTTGCAGCTCCCCGTTCAAGAAGTAGAGGTGGTGGAAAACACAGTGGAGGAATGCAGTCCagaacaaacacacaaacatttATGTAAGTTTTAAAATATGGATGTTCATGTAATAGCAGGGTACAATGGGcttaaaaaattgtaaaatggtGTTCACACATGGCACATACGCACAGTATGTGCAGCACCTACGCAAAGTGTGACTGACTGCGTGCacacttttttgaagaaaaaaaaggaatgctTGCATCTACTAGGTTTCACATGAAGAAGATTGACCTGCTCATGAACAAAAAACGAATAGTTCCCCCCCGATAACATGTTGAACAAAGTACATAATTGTGGTTAAGTATTGTTCACTGTTGGAATCAAGGCAGTTCAGCTAGCGTCCCACCGAACCACACGATCAGAAGAAATTGTGAAAACATTGATGGCTGGTGGCAAGAATTTTCACACCAAATAAGTCAAAGTTTACTTTTATGAAGGGCAAGCTGTACCAAAGGTGTGACCTGATGTAAAGGGATCaagttttcaatttcaaattgtgTTCTTAATGTTTTCTAattaattttgttgtttttatttcttCACAGGCACACTTGTACAATTTGCAACCAAAGATTTCCTGAATCCATCCTTCTAAACGACCACATCGTCAAAACCCATCTAAATGTGTCTCAAATGATCCCCTCAGCTCAGAACGCACCAGGCCCATCCCAGTTACAGTATGCTAACACCCAAGGAAGCCCCCAACTGCCCCAGATAACCTCAGTGAGTTCTCTTCAGTACCAACCCCCCATGAACCCCACACCATCTGCAGCATCATCTTATGGTCAAAGCCCAGTAGCACCAAAGCCAAGTACTAGTCAACAAGGACAGGTAAGTGTGACATGAGTTTGAGCTTTTAAGTGTGTTGGGGATGGAATCAATACTCAACCTGCAGGTGTTTTCCTGTTCCGCCCCGTTTTGGGTGGTTCACTTTTTGTGCTGAGTATATTCATGCATACTAGACTAAACACTAATAACCGCCAGTTGATTTGAGCCATCAAAATAACGGGAATGCCGATCTGTTTTTTCATAGTCACAATACATTGTAGCGCattcttgattgattgattaattgatattTCAAGCCTGAATATTATGGGATGCTGAGTTCAAATTATCATAAGTGAAACTAGAGCTGTATTTAAGCCCAGGAATTAGGGCAGTTTACCAAATGCTCTGTTTAAGTCGGTATGTGAAAACTGTTTCAATCTTAAATCTTAATAAATTACTTATTGAAATCACAGTCGGGTAGAAAATGTAAATGGtcaaattatgactttaaatccagACTAGCCACAAGCCTCCTGTTGCAGCCGCCGGAGCACCAGCCATTCTGCTTCAAGAACCCTCTCAAGTTTATTACATACTTTCTGAGGATTGCGAGGATGTCATTTTCCCTATCAGGCACGAGATGGAAGGACCGCCCAATGCCTCATACGAGCCAGTTAGGATCCCAGCTGTAAAGTTGCAGGACATGAGGATAAGATGCTCGACAGCAACCAGCTTCACACGCAATCTACTCAGTTATTTTTTTGACCAGAAGACGAGGGCAACTTCAAATTTTAACGGTAAAGGGAGCGTGATGACGCCCCAAGGATCCATTAATAAACACAAACTTGATAGGAGGATTGTACTGACCATGCTGGACCAAGTTGAGTTGCAGTTCCCCGGATCTACAACAGAGCGCAGTAACTTTTCAAAACTAATTGAAGCTATCAATGACAAGTGCCGTCATTCATACACATAGTCTACTAATGTTCCTACATTTGTATTTCATCTCCTAGACTGTGTGCATCAATTGTTGAATTTTAACTTTTAAGGCCAGCAAAAAAATCCCAAAGCGGTATCAGTAATGATCCAGTATGGTTACTAAATCAGTAAGTGTGAAACGCATTATtttaaatggcattttggcccaccTTTTTCCCACCCGTTTGTGGCCGAATTTCTGATTTTAGCATAGAATAAATGCCAGCGGATTGAGTATTGATTTCATCCTGTATATACTCcatcaactcagaagtacaaagtaaatagacctcggaaactggaggtatgagaataattatttcagtgcaatgcatgTGTAAATTTATGCTTCTTTGGGACACCAACTGCTGCGTGAATTGTACTTGCCgagtgcaccacgctctttatgtgcaacattttttaacacacagtgcgtgtgacgcaaagcatcaacCCCCGGTGCCACGGacttggtttgtacttctaggttgaagcagtaGGCCTATAGAAAATAAGTGCTTCATTTTCATCAGCACATAACCACATAACACATCCCACCAGAATGGCCAACAGCTACATCATTTGAATAATGTTTAGTACCAATCagtttttcatgtttattgaaaagcctgcctctttaGAATGCAACATTGCATCAATCAACCATTAATTATTATAGCGCCTAACACCAAGAAAACTTGAATGTACTGGAGGTTCCTGTATACATTGATTGAACAATAATCTGCAGTGTCAGAAATAAGGGGAAAATGTAGTTTGTCCTGAGGACAACCTAATAGATTCTACTTGTCCTTAAAATATTTCATTTGCCCCAAAACTGATCTTTTAGGGcataaatcaaatttgttttgatgtttttggctCTGGAAAGTCTGTAGCTAAGAAACATGACACTAGCTTCAAAATTCACCAAATCTGATATTATGGATTTTGATCACTGGCACCATCGGTTAACACAGAGAAATGGATAATTAAAATGTTCAGAACATGCTGAGCAAGCAGACATCACAGAATTCAGTATGCTAGTGTGGGGATTggtacaaatgacatttaaacatGGCAGCAAGTCAAAACTTTTAttcataaatcatgattttggaggtaaaatatagtggttgttcGTCGGACAAGTGTATGGCTCATCATGGTTGTCCCCAAGGATTTTTGGACAAGCGGACAAGAGAATAGTGTTTATTTCAAACGCTGAATGATATACAAATGAATGGAAGGGAATATATAATAAATGCATGATATCATTCAATAAAGATACATAGTTTCATATAGAAAATTAGTGCTTATTCTAAACGCAGGGGTGTGATCCTTCAGGATTTAACCAGATTTCctggattttttgtggccaaaatttatgcaattttattgattttcagcccaatttcatgctgttttcAGGCTTTTCTACTCCTTCCTGGATATTTCAAAAGCTTTGAAAattgaatcacacccctgtaaatatcatgttttttaaagtttcttAAAGAATGTCAATGAATGGATCCTGCACTTCCAAATGTGATCAGTCAGCTTGTTACAGATATGAGGGCTCTGTGAATGTTGagttctttgttcgataaatagcGGTGCTTATGATGTTGGTAGAGCAGACATCTGCGACCACTCCCAATTGGTTCATGGAACATACTTATGATCTTAAATTCAACTCAGCATGTTAAGCTATACATGTAACTATTGTAAGTTAGGTGTATCAACATAACAATGGTGCATTTTGGATAGCAATTTTTTCTTGGAAACTGATGGTGGGTTCCAATGATTTTGATAGCTTGTATGAGTATGAAGAATGTGCAGAAGTTTTTAACTTTCCTCTTTTCAACAATGTTCCCTTCTTATTCTAAGAACTACATGTAACTCTTTTAATCCCAACAGCttacaacatttgaaaaaaaacatgaatTTACCCCACATTTATATTGAAATTATAATTTTCAACAGAAATAAAGGGTTTGCAGTAGCGGTATATGCTTTATGGATTCCTTGTGATTCTTGATCGAACAGGTTTGCATTAATATTGTGGCAGCTATTGTTTTAAAGTTCCTCCAACCTCAAATtaaacatttgtaccataaagtgTTTATCACTATACTTTAAGAAATAAAAGTTATAACtgtacaaaaaatatgtgaatgaatcttgaatgaatgaatctttatttccataataaaaaacaacaaaatacaaagaaattcaacatcataTGTTTGGGAAGttgatgctttctatagccttgctaatatacaagaaacactttggtAAGGTATTGTATTCATTAGAGGGGGTCAACCCCTTAGTAAAACATAAAAAAGGCCTCCGATCCTTATTCCAAATACGGGTATTTACacagattttgcaaaaaataaaaagggctcctcttcctcctcccagCTTCCAGAACCCATTGTGATGGCAGCTCCTGAACCAGGGAAATTCTACTTGGGTTCGGACATGGGGATGGTTCGGGACATTGCAGATTACAAGGCTATGCTACGTATTGTCATGTCTAACAAACGGAACACGGATGAGGAGAATGGGCGTTTTCTTTGTGGGGCATTGCTGCGCTTTGAGTTATCCGAGGAACAATTGGCTACGGTAAACATCACCGGATCATCCCGAGACTCCgaaacaaagaaaaaagaaaactggAAAAAAATAGATAAGAAACTGCTACATGCCATATACACCCAGGCAAAGTACCAGTTTGCAGGATTTAAGGACCTATACACAGATCATAAGAATAAAACTTTTATATATATCCAAGATAACTGTAAGAAGGCAAGAGCAAAACTTCGCAAGAAACAAAAGCAGAAGAGAGTGACAGAGGTTGATTCCAAAGCGGCCCTGATGCATggtaatttggacattttgagataaatccatatcttgggtagtgtgagggtgctctttccattggtggcatcctcaaatcaccaccgtgcttcattttgaagatagcagaacctatcttgacacttttttgtcacttttcgtgTATTTAATGTGGTAAACTGAGTTATCTCAAAGTTTTACCACATTAGTCAAGACCATCTAAAAACCCTAAAGCATTGATGATAACACGGCAAAACAACCTATCTCAATATAGATCATtaggtttaataatttattttattcaaaaagaaaaacgtcaagtgttcaaacttaaaagctctttttctcaaaacagcgattttcaagttagatcattttaccaaatcaggaccGACAAGCACTTGATAACAATTTCAGTTGTAGGCAGACCTACCTGGTGGACTTACTTGAAGATCAAAGGTTTGTCATGATTGCTATACATTTGGTCACAATAATAGtacacaatttgcaaactttCTGTGTGTTTGTACATTTGCTGCAGTTATCATAATGACCATGATTTCAAGATATTTAAAATTAATgttgaacattttaaattatcTAATTAtgaccaaaggtctagcataattggttctaaagtttttttttatgtctattttcttattattttattgttttttactccatatttttacctttatctcagtttcaaatttgccacctttggcccccatggaccagatcgtgtcacatatgtagtAAATACTAGATAGGCTCCAACATGTAACTTCATGAACATTGAAAAAATGTCAATGTTCAAATGATTGAAAGCAGGCTGTAGGAGAAACTAGAAAGTTTGAGTAGAAACGATGTAACACTTTGCCATTTTTAGGCGAGGTTTCCAGTAATTGCATACAAACACATTTGCATCAAATGCAATGCTTTGACTCTATATCTTGaatgaacattttggaacattttgatgTGTAACTAAATTCCAGGTCTACTGCCAAGGAATTATCACATTTGAGAATGTGTCATAAATGTATCCCACTTGAAGTATGATTTGTGAACATCACCCTATATTATAGGGCCTATAATGTGTCAAAGTTGTGTATTCACTATGTGCGGCCTCTGTTATTAAAAAGCCCATGGTAGAAAGGGATCACTTTCTTCCAAAGAGCCTTTTTCGCTGTGCACCCCAAATGGAATGTGTTTCTGGTTTATAGTTTAAATGACACACCCACTATAAATGTTCTTTATAAATGTAGCAGTCAATTAATTGACGACCAACACTTGCTTTCTGTTGCCACCATGCTTACAAGCAATATTTACTTGATATTTTCCAGATCTACACCTGGCTGTTTAACCCCTCATAAGCAATGATATTGCAGACAGAAAAATAGATGTGAATTTTCTCATTATATCATAGAGTCAAACATTTTGAATTCAACAGTTTCTTTATTTTTCCCCTATGGCTTATGGCATGTGACTTATGGTTTCTATCCTAATGGGGATGGCACACAGACTTGAATTGATACATCCCCAAGATTCATCGGTGCACTTGTTCCAGACCAAATACTGCAAGGGGAAGATACAGGTATGGGACGGTACATCAAATAGTATGTGAAGTTACTCAAGTATGTCAAATCTAGAGCAAATGTGATAGTGACCGATGACTGATTCTGTGCATGACACTTCTAAGAGCAAAATTTTTGCATGAAGAGCTAGCTATGACATTACAGGTTCGTCGCGTGATGTTAACAAAAAAACCTTTTGTTACTTTATtgtcatttttaatgaaaaatatagattttttttcacaaaataacaGAACTTCAGTTACTTCACATAGCCACATCTAGGCCTGTAGGCCCACCGTTGATTAATATAATTGATTAGCCATCATAATACTTGCATTTATTCGCTTTTCAATCGTATTCTTTGATTAAAggctgaaatacatgtagcttcatTGAAGGACGCTTTGGCATTTGAACGAAAACAAGATCGTGACCTGATGAAAAAGATATATAGCTAGCTTCAGCAGATGAGCAGCAATTATGAAGCACCAACTACGAGCAGAGCAACCGCCACACCAGACCAGACGACAAGAAAGCCCGCCACCACGCACACCCGTGAcagaattgatataggcctacctgctACCTCAGTTATACCTGACATTCCCGCCACACCCGCCAAACCAGCCGCGTCCACCAGACCTACTATACCAGTCACGCCTGCCACACCTGTCATGCCAGTCACAACAGAATTGGCTGCACAGAGAAATCCGTTTGAAGCTCGTTACTTCAGTGCAGCATCCGCAGGTCAGCTTTTGCTTGGTGGAGACCAAGGTTTCCCACGAAATGTCACATGGTATAAGGACATACTCCAGCAGGTAAGCTGGAAAAAGAAGACTGTGGATGACGATAATGGACGGCTTCTGTGCATGAAGCTGTTGAGAGCGGAGTTTTCTCAGGAAGAGTTGGCGTCAAAGAATGTCACCGGGGTCACTAGGAGTCGTGAGAATCTCAAACTCATGAGGATTGAACAGCTGGACACGAACATCCTCACAGCCATTTTTCTTCAGGCCAAACATCAATTCCCAGGATTCAATCAATGGTATACCAACACCAAATGTGCGACAGTTAGAGAACTTAATAATATTTGTCAGAAAGCAAGGGTCAAAGCCCATGCAGATCAACGCACAGTGCAAAGCGACAATATGGAATAGGTTCAGATTCGAATGATGACATGAACAGTAACAGAGCCTGATCCATTTTACATGGATGGACATTTTTCTAATTTTGATAGAGAATGCTTGTAAAAATGAATCCATGGACTTTTCATTTAGGTTCAGTACCTCATAGGTTAAAGTGTTCTCTTGTCCATCACTATACGTGGAAAGTTTGAGTCAATGGAAAACAAATTTTTATGCCGTGACAGCTCTTAAAGCAAACAGCCATAATCATGGTAATGTCAATACAATAGATTgatcttacaatagtacttgtttgtatgtgtaGCCaacttgtatcggtaatttattttgctcaaataaTTTTGTTGATAGATGGTGCGTGGATTAATTtatctttcatcaaaagcactgcATAATGCATATGCTTGTAGGCAAGGTTTATGGTATATGTAGTAATACAGTTCGATTATGAAGAGTtgaaaatgatgatgaaaagaaaAGATTGTGTATTGTGTCATCAGTCATATTAAAATTTGAGGTTTTTCAAACCAGTTGGACTTGACTAATCTCAAGCTTTGGTTGTCTTTGCATTTGAGGGTATATGATTTGggagaaattataatttttgaATTATTATGCTGTTATCCTTCTGTAGCTTATATTAAACCATGGTTTTAATGTCTGTGATCTATTTATTATTGTTGCTATAGGGGCctactattattattttaaacatgatttattattattaggctGGTATGCCTACAGTGGAACATGCAAAGAATGAGATGCCACCACACCGTCCGTCTACTCAGCAAATTCCATTAGATGTATATCATCCCAGATGTATTCATTCGCCTACATCAGGGATGTACTACTTAGGAGGTGATACGGGAAAGGAACGAAATATCACAGACTATAAGAAAGTGCTTCACGAGGTAGCGCGGCATCGGAAGGATTCCAATGAAGGCCGTGGTAGACTACTGTGCTCCGCACTTTTACGCCAAGAAGTTTCTGCTGAAGAATTAGCCACTAAGAATGTCACTGGTTTATCGAGAGGAGTCGACAGGAAGCCATTTCCAGTACCCAAAATTGATCAAACAATCATTCATGCCATTTTCAGCCAGGCACGGAAGCAATTTACCGGTTTTACAGACTGGTACACAAATTCATGTTCACAAACTTTAGGTGCGATGAACAATGTATGCAAGAAAGCTCgtctcaaaaaaatgaaaaagaacccTAATCAATCATAAAATTATAACTGGATCTCAAACCAAACCAATAATGTAGGCTGCAATGATCAGGTGACAACCAAAATAATGAGTTTAATAAAGACAAAAATCCTCTATGCTTATATACTGCTGAGTGGCTTTATCGGCCTACTACAAATGTAccatattcgttccaataagcgcccatgctccaataagcgcccatccagggtattttcaatttgctaaagggtaacattaatgttgaagtgacagatagatgttgatacagtgaaatagctgcaggactaccggtacaagtcctgcgtaaacttTTCAAGCCTtctataacatacgtaaattcgTCTCGAATGAATGCCcgttacgaaaaaattaggtaaacaaggtaaaaaaataagcgcccaccctaaatgactttgttaagcgccttgggcgcttattggaatgaatacggtaattatTATGACATGCTTTATGTGTCGGAAATTGTCATCATTTTGCCAGATCACATCACTTTGTTTGTGATGTGCACTGATTATATTGGAATGTGCTAATTTATtgtcatttttttaattgttattgGAATGTCGGTGTCAGTAAATGAAAATTTAGTTTTGGATGTTTAACATTGAATATTATTTTAACATGCTATCACATTAATTATATGCAATTACATGCATGTACAAGTAGGGCCCAGtgctatttttgtgattttttgattCAATTGAAAAATCACAAATAATAATTGGGCCACcttatttctatatttttgctTTCAAACTAGAAAATAATTCCTTCAGATTTAACTATAGTGTGTGAGATCAAAGATATTTTTAAGATCATTTAGAtggattaaacatgttaaaaaaagtCAAGCTTTTATATGATCATATTTGCattaatttgtaatttatgttGACCGCTGAGTGCATGTACACATACGTACGTCGTAGGcttttcatttcaaatattttgtacacaaagtgcaTTGAAATTATTGAATGGCCATTTCATTAATTCTTTTTTAACATTAGtttattgacctttttggtaaaaagCCTTTtcgagtagacctgagatgtcgtcatttgacatcaaaCCGATGCGCATattgttactgcgcacttcacagCTTTGATATGAGCAGCAGCGATGTTCACTTAACAATGTTCGCATCGGCTTCACATCATCTCGGGTCTACTCGTAAAGGCTTATCGGATTTATCAAAAAGGTAAATTACTGTTGTAAACTTATAATATTAGGCTACACAAAAATTATAGGCTATAATGGATGACCATTAGTTTATATTCTTCTGGTTTTTTTAACGTCTTGTTAAAATATCTTTGCACCCAGCGATTGGTGGATTGCTGTAGCTAAGAGTACATATGTAAATCATTTTTACTTGCAATGAATTGTTTTTAAGTTCGAAACGGAAAAGAAAAGAAGATGGTTGAATTATCAATGCAATGCTAAGAAATGAGACAATTCACTTTGTATTATTAAAACTTTATTTGTTGTCTGAATTCATTTGTCattgtcctttatttttcttaCTTTACCAGTTTTCGCaaattttgtcaaattcaaaCTTGACTTTCAAAGTTCCTTTGAGGTTATGTGGGAAGGTAGCTCATCTAATCCAAAAGTGATCTACCAAAACAGCTAGGAGAGGTGGTAGATACTTGGCTACCAAATTTTCACTGGCATCCCTGTTATTATCCATTATAGTGTTGGGCATCCTGAAGTCATTGAAATTATATTAAGTTCTTGTGAATACAGCATTTACTACTCGACTTACATGTATACCATGGTGCATCTTGATTTGGAAATGGTTTGAAAATAGATTGGGTTATACCAGCATGTGGACAAGAAGTATGGGTGTGTTTATACTCTCTCTACAAGTGAAAGGACCTATAGCAACCTAATAAGGatacaatttgacattttaataaataatttttCAGTACAGTATTCCTTATAAATATGTCAAttttccatttgaaaaaaattcttccTCAGCTATCAAAGATTTTTCATACCCAGGGATCACTGCATGGT
Above is a genomic segment from Amphiura filiformis chromosome 17, Afil_fr2py, whole genome shotgun sequence containing:
- the LOC140137955 gene encoding uncharacterized protein isoform X3 gives rise to the protein MRYIDNFELREWVKDNLRKTIFQKAHALSIQTGCEVLIKLKDDADELAGQQCYATGSLQKDYVNKGLRKHPEEFFVSGETGLPLVDQGIQSDETSLPPKTSSRTNSASSTHQQAGHDDLESFTQLRGPLGKGGTRCVSDQSFQTDVLTASSQHSDTEMKMRAVSLSQNTEFHSTVETEGYGPSCAMDQSMQEEDDGGGGSGDDDIRTLVKMEPGIDLDHIPAALSSSDTPAGVISKTEHISGNIDVDAEDAQDMDDADLTSMSLTDAALSQELDGSGAGMFSDLHVTPSQDTTSKPFQCAICQKAFRSVQVLQKHSVTFHRQGQQGKAIRLAAPRSRSRGGGKHSGGMQSRTNTQTFMHTCTICNQRFPESILLNDHIVKTHLNVSQMIPSAQNAPGPSQLQYANTQGSPQLPQITSVSSLQYQPPMNPTPSAASSYGQSPVAPKPSTSQQGQQRSHHSSTQPSSAEGSHMVQLVTDPQNPHLYQNVMVDSYKLAKVERRAHNTDLKKSRPSIVLLNGLIQIVFTQEELGVSNGLGLRTAKHGRGHRVLSQEKVLAVKEYLRERVADYGWDAPTSREINLRFTNKISRAKTNMAKAKGT
- the LOC140137955 gene encoding uncharacterized protein isoform X4; this encodes MRYIDNFELREWVKDNLRKTIFQKAHALSIQTGCEVLIKLKDDADELAGQQCYATGSLQKDYVNKGLRKHPEEFFVSGETGLPLVDQGIQSDETSLPPKTSSRTNSASSTHQQAGHDDLESFTQLRGPLGKGGTRCVSDQSFQTDVLTASSQHSDTEMKMRAVSLSQNTEFHSTVETEGYGPSCAMDQSMQEEDDGGGGSGDDDIRTLVKMEPGIDLDHIPAALSSSDTPAGVISKTEHISGNIDVDAEDAQDMDDADLTSMSLTDAALSQELDGSGAGMFSDLHVTPSQDTTSKPFQCAICQKAFRSVQVLQKHSVTFHRQGQQGKAIRLAAPRSRSRGGGKHSGGMQSRTNTQTFMHTCTICNQRFPESILLNDHIVKTHLNVSQMIPSAQNAPGPSQLQYANTQGSPQLPQITSVSSLQYQPPMNPTPSAASSYGQSPVAPKPSTSQQGQRSHHSSTQPSSAEGSHMVQLVTDPQNPHLYQNVMVDSYKLAKVERRAHNTDLKKSRPSIVLLNGLIQIVFTQEELGVSNGLGLRTAKHGRGHRVLSQEKVLAVKEYLRERVADYGWDAPTSREINLRFTNKISRAKTNMAKAKGT
- the LOC140137955 gene encoding uncharacterized protein isoform X2 → MRYIDNFELREWVKDNLRKTIFQKAHALSIQTGCEVLIKLKDDADELAGQQCYATGSLQKDYVNKGLRKHPEEFFVSGETGLPLVDQGIQSDETSLPPKTSSRTNSASSTHQQAGHDDLESFTQLRGPLGKGGTRCVSDQSFQTDVLTASSQHSDTEMKMRAVSLSQNTEFHSTVETEGYGPSCAMDQSMQEEDDGGGGSGDDDIRTLVKMEPGIDLDHIPAALSSSDTPAGVISKTEHISGNIDVDAEDAQDMDDADLTSMSLTDAALSQELDGSGAGMFSDLHVTPSQDTTSKPFQCAICQKAFRSVQVLQKHSVTFHRQGQQGKAIRLAAPRSRSRGGGKHSGGMQSRTNTQTFMHTCTICNQRFPESILLNDHIVKTHLNVSQMIPSAQNAPGPSQLQYANTQGSPQLPQITSVSSLQYQPPMNPTPSAASSYGQSPVAPKPSTSQQGQFLYKGIVMPKLKPQRRRVVLKLEQKLEIIQKLESGAKQARVAEEYNIATSTVSEIYKQKDRLRQFVAGTTMFDVLGTRKTMRSPDFEAVDTATYQWLIQQLEQNEPVSWDLVCEMARKFNEMLLHGGTGGSEGFKASQGWLDKFKKRHGIKALSGQECVVSSDPTPVDLFQVDDNQ